The Bubalus kerabau isolate K-KA32 ecotype Philippines breed swamp buffalo chromosome 8, PCC_UOA_SB_1v2, whole genome shotgun sequence genomic sequence TTTTTTGCTCTTAGCCCCATGGCAGTTGTGTGATCATGGGCAGAGCAGTTAAGGTTCAGTTTCccaatattttaatagaaaaggTAATACCTATCTTGGTCACATCATAGGGAATTTTGAAgaacaattaaaataatggacataaaagaaactttaaaatgtaaaataaatgcaCAGAGGATTATTATGATGGTAAAGTTCATCAACATTGTCACCACTATCTTCATCATCTTTACCACATGGATATACTGATTCCATTATATAGAAAATCTCATCTGAGGTAGAAATGACGTCAGAGAATTTGTTCAGTTTTAGCAaaagccacctgacctgcctcttgagtagcctgtatgcaggtcaggaagcaacaattagaactggacatggaacaacagacttgttccaaataggaaaaggagtatgttaaggctgtatattgtcaccctgtttatttaacttatatgcagaatacatcatgagaaacgctgggctggaagaagcacacactggaatcagattgccgggagaaatatcaataacctcagatatgcagatgacaccacccttatggcagaaagtgaagaggaactcaacagcctcttgatgaaagtgaaagtggagagtgaaaaagttggcttaaagctcaacattcagaaaacgaagatcatggcatccagtcccatcacttcatggcaaatagacggggaaacagtggaaacagtgtcagactttattttggggggctccaaaatcactgcagatggtgactgcagccatgaaattaaaagacgcttactccttggaaggaaagttatgaccaacctagagagcatattcaaaagcagagacattactttgccaacaaaggtccgtctagttaaggctatggtttttccagtgatcatgtatggatgtgagagttgaactgtgaagaaagctgagcaccgaagaattgatgcttttgagctgtggtgttggagaagactcttgagagtcccttggactgcaaggagatccaaccagtccattctgaaggagatcaaccctaggatttctttggaaggaatgatgctgaagctgaaactccagtactttggccacctcatgcaaagagttgactcattggaaaagactctgatgctgggagggattgggggcaggaggagaaggggacgacagaggatgagatggctggatggcatcaccgacttgatggacataagtttgagtgaactccgggagttggtgatggacagggaggcctggcatgctgcgattcacaaagagtcaggcatgactgagcgactgaactgaactgaactgagtataatTTATCAGAGACAAGGACAGCATGTGGGAAAAGGTGGTGAGGAAAATGCTCTTCTGGGGCTGAAGGAAGGGAAACGGGTGTgggacaaaaagaaaaggaaggcagTTATCTTAATATATTCTGACAGTGTGACAAGGGATGGTTTCCCTAATGGGGACCATTTCTATGCATCCCAACTGAgtgaagagaaaaatgtaaaaaaggtAGTAATACCAGAATCAACCTAAATAAGCAAATGAGTTATGAAAACCATTCTGAATTCAATGTTAATCAATAAAATGCAAGTTTAAACCAATTAAGACATAAGACATTCTAATGTATGCCCAAAAGGgtaaccaaaaaattaaaaatctagtatTACCAAGTGTAAGTGAAGATTTGAGGGATGCTCACATGTGGCTGCTGCCAGCCTGATAGCACAAGTCTACTGGAGTGGGACTTGGCCACATCTAGTCAGGTGGAAGCTGTCCATCCCAGAGATTGTCACATGTACAAGATGTGTGCAGGACTCTTCTGCAGCACTCTTGGTAGTAGCAAGGATGTATTTGGAACACCAAATGTTTGTTAAGAAAGaattagataaaatattaaataaataatgtcaCTTCCATAAAAGATTAAAATACCAAAAAGTACTATATCTTAACTATAGACCGATGTATATATACAAGTGTAAATACACAATTGAGAAAGAGACATAAACATCTCGGAATACTGATTACCTCTGAAAGGAAGAGTGAGAATGAGACTGGGAAGTGGAGTAgtcaaaaaataaggaaatggagCTATATGTGTAATGTTCTTTTAATGTTTTCAGTCCAACAGAATAGCAGCAATAACAATGCCAAAATACTGAGATTTGTTCATTGCAAATGGTGGGCATTCATTTCATTCCTCTGTGTATTTCTGTCCTTAAAATGTTTGTTTCATGACTGCATAATCTTTAACATTGACGAAATAAAATACAGGCTCAGAGTTTATCTTAATTATACTTGCATATTGCAGGCTTGCCTTTTCTAATGCACAATTATCTTTTCTAGCACCAAGAAGAATGACACAATAGCATGCCTCAGCTGAATGAAACCTTTATCTCCACGGTTTTGCCAATTTCTGGTGGCATCAACTAGGATTTTTTACAGTGGCTATTGATTTAAAGACATTTGATTTAAAACTGAGCGGGCAATGACTTTATCCTGAATTTGTCCCTAATGTTGCTTCTGTCCCTCAGTCAGGGCACCAGTTGCTCTTCCTCCAGCTGCTCAGAGGAAGAGAGGATGGTGACCACATTCGggcctcttccccttctccctctcgTGTCCATCCTCAAAGGAGCCCTGGACCCCAATTCCACACTCCCACTGGAAGGTGCATTGTACTTTCCCCTTTGCCACTGGGATGTccatctgatacaaagagttTCTGGGACTGGAAATGCCCAGTACTTCAAACAAACCACTATTCATTTACAGTAAGGCAACTTTTATTATCTAGTCTAACAAGTTTGCCTACCTTTattctaataataaaataataaaaagtccgGCTTCtcattcctagaagaaaactttCTTTATTTCATGCCTTTTCAGCTTGAAGGGAGATAATCAACTGATGCGTATTCAAACATTTCTTGCTTTCCTGTAGAAGGAGGAAGAATAGCAAGAGTTCACTATGTTAACATAACCTAGCATCACCTGGCTTGCTTAAAGTTATATATGGATATTTGAAAGCAAAATATAAGTTAGAAAGTTAGCAATGGAAATGACTCATGTAAAGATAATTATTTTTGGTTGTCTAAATTGCAGGTGTTCtcaggccttcagttcagttcagttcagtcaatcagttgtgtctgactctttgcaaccccatgaatcgcagcatgccaggcctccatgtccatcaccatctcccagagttcactcaaactcatgtccatcgagttggtgatgccatccagccatctcatcctctgtcgtccccttctcctcctgcccccaatccctcccagcatcagtcttttccaatgagtcaactctttgcatgaggtggccaaagtactggagtttcagctttagcatcattccttccaaagaacacccagggttgatctccttcagaatggactggttggaccaaCTCCTATAAGGACACttgcttttattcctttcttctttttattccagAAGCTAATGGAAGGGCTTCAGAGGAGCAGATACGGAACCATGGCTGAAGGTAAGAAACCCTCCAAATTCTCAAGCTTTCTGGACACCAGGGGAAAAATCACTGTCTTCCCTCCTCCACTCCCTGACCTCAAATATTGAGACAGAAGAGAAACCAATTACTTTAAACTGCAGAAGAAAAAGGTAGCTATTgtgttctttgggcttccctggtggctcagctggtaaagaatccacctgcaatgaggaagagcttggttcaatccctgggttgggaagatccactagagaacgGAATAACTAGCCagtccattattctggcctggagaattccatggactgtatagtcctttcccttctccaggggatcttcccaacccagggatcaaacccaggcctcctgcattacaggtggattctttaccagctgagccacaagggcagccccagtatagtccatggggttgtaaagagtaggacacaaccgagtgactttcactttcatcttgttGCTTATCTTCCCTGCCATCAGCATAGCCCACACACCCAAGTGTGAACTCTGCCCTGCATGGTGATGTATGGGAAATGTGAAAACAAAATTTCAAGTCAGAAGTCAGGAGATTTGGAACCAAAATGTTTTTCCCTACCTGTGCTCAGCTGAAAAGAGGGCAGGTTCCCCATgtttgcgtgctaagtcatttcaattgtgtctgactcttggtgaccctctGGGATAAAACTGAGCAggcaggctcagtccatgggattttccaggcaagaatgctggaatgagttcctatgccctccttcaggggatcttcctggcccaggagtcaaacctgggtcccttgcatcttctgtattggcaggctgcttctttaccactagtgccacctgggaagcccaaagttccCCCATAGAGATTTAGTAATCatgtttgaaaaaaaatccagaatactTAAGGAAAGGCAAAACCAACATAGAGTAAAAGGAGTAAAATAACAGATTTTAGGAGCCTAAAATGAATTTAATTCATTTGGGCTTATAAGAACTCCAGAAATCCTTGCATTCTCACTCTCTTCATCCCTAGAAGACTTAGCTCTTGGTACAGACTGACCCTCACCAACACcacttttttttataatttcttgtaATTCTATCAGCCACATAAATGATCTTTCCAAAATATGTATTgttaaagcaagagagttccagaaaaacatccatttctgctttattggctatgccaaagcctttgactatgtggatcacaataaactgtggaaaattcttcaagagatgggaataccacaccacctgacctgcctcttgagaaacctgtatgcaggtcaggaagcaacagttagaactggacatggaacaacagactggttccaaataggaaaaggagtatgtcaaggctgtatattgtcactctgcttgtttaacttctatgcagagtgcatcatgagaaacgctgggctggaagaagcacatgctggaatcagattgccgggagaaatatcaataacctcagatatgcagatgacaccacccttatggcagaaagtgaagaggaactcaaaagcctcttgatgaagtgaaagaagagagtgaaaaagttggcttaaagctcaacattcagaaaacgaagatcatgatcaagtcccatcacttcatggcaaatagacagggaaacagtggaaacagtgtcagactttattttggggggctccaaaatcactgcagatggtgattgcagccatgaaattaaaagacgctcactccttgggaggaaagttatgaccaacctagatagcatattcaaaagcagagacattactttgccaacaaaggtccgtctagtcaaggctatggtttttccagtggtcatgtatggatgtgagagttggactgtgaagaaggctgagcgctgaagaattgatgcttttgaactattgtgttggagaagactcttgagagtcccatgaacttcaaggagatccaaccagtccattctgaaggagatcagccttgggatttctttggaaggaatgatgctgaagctgaaactccagtactttggccacctgatgcgaagagttgactcattggaaaagactctgatgctgggagggattgggggcaagaggagaaggggacaacagaggatgagatggctggatggcatcaccaactcgatgaatgtgagtctgggtgaactccgggagttggtgatggacagggaggcctggcgtgctgcaattcatggggttgcaaagagtcagacactactgagcggctgaactgaactgaactgaactgaacgttctTATCATCTCTTCTTCAGCCACCCATCCAGGGTCATCTGTCAGACTCTGTCCCTGACATTAACCACAAGCTCACTTTCCAATATTCAAATCCCTACCCTAAGAGCAGAAACCCAGGGACATTCAGCTGGTCCTCAGTGGGAGGTCACTGAGACTCTAACATCTGAGACTTCCTTTACTCCCAGGGTTCAGATGACTGTGATGAGCAGTCTGTGTGCCTAGGAACTAGTGGGTGAAAAGCAGATGataatattttcttgtttatgaTTTATCCTCACCTCCTTGTAATTTCACCTGAGATTAGCATGAAACTGGCCTAAGTAacatcatgggaaaagcaaaggatcacttttctttccaaaaaCCTGTGTTTCATTAATCCTGAAGAAGTCCTTGGAGCATCCTTCATAGTGTAGCAGTTCTGGCTTTTGGGTATGGGCCCAAGCTTGGGCTCCCAATGTGGGCTTCCTACCAGTCAAGAGCAACCTAAATTTGTATGCAAGCATCTGTATGATTTTCATATCACTGTTTGGCAGAGAGAGGTCCATAGCTTTCATGAGATACCATGAAAAGTCAGTGATAGAAAAATCTCAAGAATCACTAACAAAGACAAATttaccaacaaagacctactgtatggcacagagaactctgctcaatattctaaataatctaaatttgaaaagaatttgaaaaaaaatagatacacatataggaatgactgaatcactttgctgtacacctgaaactgaaaCAACAATGCTCatcattttgttgttgctcagtcgctcagtcatgtcctcctctgaaaccccatggactgcagcacaccaagcttccctgtccttcaccatctcccggagtttactcaaactcaagtccactgagtccatgatgccatccaaccatctcatcctttgttgtcctcttctcctcctgccttcagtctttcccaacatcagggtcttttctactgagtcagctcttctttgcagtgggtggccaaagtattggagtttcagcttcagcatcagtccctccaatgaatatgcagcattgatctcctttaggattgactggtttgatctccttgtagtccaagcgactctcaagagtcttctccacagttcgaaagcatcaattctttggtgctcaatctctttatggtccaactctcacatctatacaggactactggaaaaaccatagttttgactaaacAGATCTTTTTTGgcatagtgatgtctctgctttttaacacactgtctaggtttgtcatagcttttcttcctaggagcaaacatcttttaatttcatggctgaagtcaccatctgcagtgattttggagcccaagaaaataaagtctctgactgtttccattgtttccccatcgatttgccatgaagtggtgggaccagtgccttgatgttagttttctgaatgttgagttttaagccagctcatTATCTACTTAAAgagtaaacaaaaattttaaattaaagaaaaaaaaaaagaatcactacCATggtaaaacaagaaaattctttttttaacagGCGGAATAGAACATCACGGCTTTGAATCTTCCTCCTCATTGAGGATCATCCTGGTAGGGAAAACAGGCAGCGGGAGAAGTGCCACCGGGAACAGCATCCTCTGCCAGCCCATGTTTGAGTCCAAGCTGGGGGCCCAGGCGGTGACCAGGAAGTGTCAGAGGGCAACAGGCATGTGGAATGGGAGGACCATCGTGGTGGTGGACACGCCCCCCATCTTTGAGGCCGAGGCCCAGGATCAAGAGGTGTATGAGAATATCGGAGCCTGTTACCTGCTGTCGGTGCCAGGTCCCCACGTGCTGCTGCTGGTGACCCAGCTGGGGCGCTTCACGGAGCAGGATGTGGTGGCCGTGACCAGGGTGAAGGAGGTCTTTGGGGCAGGAGCTGAGAGATACATGGTCATCCTCTTCACCCACAAGGAAGACTTAGAGGGCGGATCCTTGGATGAGTACGTGGCAAACACAGACAACCTCAGGCTGAGGCGCCTGGTCCGAGAGTGCGGGCGGAGGTACTGCGCCTTCAACAACCGGGCCTCGGGGGATGAGCAGAGAGAGCAGCTGGCCCAGCTGATGGCCGTGATCGAGGGGCTGGAGCGGGAGCACCAGGGTGCCTTCCTCACCAACGAGCTCTTCTTTGATGCACAGATGCTCCTGCAGATGGGGGCTGGCGCCCATGGAGAAGGTCAGAGGCGCTACCTGGACAAAGTACGGCTGCAGGTTgcaaaacaaaagcaagaccTGAAAGAGGCCAAGAGAAACTGTGCCTTCAAGGCGCTCCTCCGACTCAAAGCCTGGATCTTTTCTCATGTCAAAATATTTGTTCTTCTTGTCCTGTGCCTTTTGATTTTTCTTGCCATTGTAATTATTTTGTGTACCCATCAAGGCTGAGCATTTTCAGATGACATCTGCCATCAGCTTCCATTTTTTTCAGAGTCAGtatatcactaactcaatggacatgggtttgggtagactctgggagtttgtgatggacagggaggcctggtgtgctgcagttcatggggtcgcaaagagtcagacacagctgagtgactgaactgaactgatatctatgTTGATCAGGAACTTTATTTGCTTTTCACATAATTTCACTTACAATTTCGCTTCCTTGCATCAGACATGCCATCCCTTTTCTCCA encodes the following:
- the LOC129658769 gene encoding GTPase IMAP family member 5-like, with protein sequence MEGLQRSRYGTMAEGGIEHHGFESSSSLRIILVGKTGSGRSATGNSILCQPMFESKLGAQAVTRKCQRATGMWNGRTIVVVDTPPIFEAEAQDQEVYENIGACYLLSVPGPHVLLLVTQLGRFTEQDVVAVTRVKEVFGAGAERYMVILFTHKEDLEGGSLDEYVANTDNLRLRRLVRECGRRCSCRWGLAPMEKVRGATWTKYGCRLQNKSKT